In a genomic window of Tissierella sp. Yu-01:
- the rsxC gene encoding electron transport complex subunit RsxC: protein MRLDNLTFKGGVHAPGHKGLTNRKPIIKAVDPKIVYIPLLQHVGSPCEAIVKAGDHVKVGQKIGESKAFVSAPVHSSVSGVVKDINLLYSPTGIKTNFVIIESDGLNELHESVKPKGNLEDLSPKKIVEIIKESGITGMGGAGFPTHVKLSPPPEKKIDTFILNGAECEPFLTPDHRMMLEMFEKIIFGAKALMKALSVENGFIAIEKNKMDTIKAFKSVLKDSDNIKLVTLKTKYPQGDEKRIINAITGREVPSGGLPLDVGCVVNNVSTAKAVADAIQEGKPLYERIVTVTGHVVKEPKVLLVKVGTPIQELIDQCGGFNEAPGKIIMGGPMMGMSQFSTRVPIIKGTGGILVLSEREVVSEKIEACIKCGKCLEVCPVYLQPLYISAYALKNNFGEAEKYRAMDCIECGACSYICPSKRPLTESIKLAKREIRARKK from the coding sequence ATGAGACTAGATAATCTTACATTTAAGGGTGGGGTCCATGCACCTGGTCATAAGGGTCTAACAAATCGTAAGCCTATTATTAAAGCGGTTGATCCTAAAATTGTTTATATTCCATTGCTTCAACACGTCGGCTCTCCTTGTGAAGCTATAGTTAAAGCCGGAGACCATGTTAAGGTTGGACAAAAAATTGGCGAATCCAAGGCTTTTGTGTCTGCACCAGTACATTCAAGCGTATCAGGAGTTGTTAAAGACATAAACCTATTATATTCACCAACAGGAATTAAAACTAACTTTGTAATAATCGAATCAGATGGGCTAAATGAACTTCATGAATCTGTAAAACCAAAGGGTAATCTAGAAGATCTTTCTCCTAAAAAAATAGTCGAAATCATTAAGGAATCTGGGATTACAGGCATGGGTGGCGCTGGTTTTCCAACACATGTAAAACTCTCGCCACCTCCAGAGAAAAAGATAGATACATTTATTCTAAATGGAGCAGAATGTGAGCCTTTTTTAACCCCAGACCATAGAATGATGCTTGAAATGTTTGAAAAGATAATATTTGGAGCCAAGGCCTTAATGAAAGCATTAAGTGTAGAAAACGGTTTTATAGCAATAGAAAAAAACAAAATGGATACTATCAAGGCATTTAAATCAGTATTAAAGGATTCTGATAATATTAAATTAGTTACTTTAAAAACAAAGTATCCACAAGGTGACGAAAAAAGAATTATCAATGCTATAACAGGCAGAGAAGTACCATCAGGCGGCTTACCACTAGATGTTGGTTGTGTAGTAAATAATGTTAGTACCGCCAAAGCCGTTGCAGATGCCATACAAGAAGGCAAGCCGTTATATGAAAGAATTGTTACTGTAACAGGCCATGTAGTTAAGGAACCTAAGGTACTCTTGGTGAAGGTTGGGACTCCAATCCAAGAACTAATTGACCAATGCGGCGGATTCAATGAAGCTCCAGGAAAAATTATAATGGGTGGACCTATGATGGGAATGAGCCAATTTAGCACTAGAGTTCCAATAATTAAAGGGACAGGTGGTATATTAGTATTATCAGAAAGGGAAGTAGTATCCGAAAAGATAGAGGCATGTATTAAGTGTGGAAAATGCTTAGAAGTCTGTCCAGTATATTTGCAGCCATTGTATATTTCTGCATATGCACTTAAAAACAATTTTGGTGAAGCGGAAAAATACAGGGCAATGGATTGCATTGAATGTGGTGCATGTTCATATATATGTCCATCAAAGAGACCATTAACAGAATCTATAAAGCTGGCAAAACGTGAAATTAGAGCGAGAAAGAAATAA
- a CDS encoding sigma 54-interacting transcriptional regulator, translated as MIDILLIFDKDKRLSDGFLIKGQNNVEVFKDFVSENKLSMDDFLKDYKCTSDLIDIDGRLYMFQIINMNESTYLLLSRKDLTEALTKISLDYFEQGMQIYDKNGYFLYGNKKSEKLEEYNSENFKGKHVLELYDLNEEFSTVLTILRTRKPVINRCDRFKVKSGKTLTTINTGFPIIIKDKLYGAIVFESDITAVKSYQDMSLDFESYLKSKKSDKNDSMFTFADIIYESNSMNEVIEFAKKVSLTDSSVLIRGDTGTGKELFAQSIHTFGTRRFKPFIDVNCSAIPDSLFESLFFGTEVGAFTGSVSKTGFFEQANGGTLFLDEINSISLDKQAKLLRVLEEKKFQRLGGSKKIDCDIRIIAATNEDLQDLVKSGRMREDFYYRIAVVKIIIPSLRERKTDIKILSNYFLSALYEKYSFGPSKISDEVLKNFLAYDWPGNVRELRHIIESSFNNSDKDDSYLAKGSIPEFIQNLDLTKHKDGLYNSNLNELLNNYEKEIIIKQLKENDNNITQTAASLGISRQNLQYRIKKNGIRV; from the coding sequence ATGATTGATATATTATTAATATTTGACAAAGATAAAAGGTTATCAGATGGTTTTCTTATAAAAGGTCAAAATAACGTAGAAGTATTTAAAGATTTTGTAAGTGAAAATAAATTGAGTATGGATGATTTTTTAAAAGACTACAAGTGTACTTCAGATTTAATTGATATAGATGGAAGATTATACATGTTTCAAATAATCAATATGAATGAAAGTACCTATTTGTTGTTGAGTAGAAAAGACTTGACAGAGGCTTTAACTAAGATATCATTGGATTATTTTGAGCAGGGTATGCAAATATATGATAAAAATGGATACTTTCTATATGGAAATAAAAAAAGTGAGAAATTAGAGGAATATAACAGCGAGAATTTTAAAGGGAAGCATGTTTTGGAGCTATACGATTTAAATGAGGAGTTTAGTACTGTTCTTACAATATTGAGAACTAGAAAACCTGTTATAAATAGATGTGATAGGTTTAAGGTTAAAAGTGGAAAAACATTAACAACGATAAACACTGGATTTCCAATAATTATTAAGGACAAATTATATGGGGCTATTGTGTTTGAGAGTGATATTACTGCAGTAAAATCCTATCAAGATATGAGCCTTGATTTTGAGTCCTATTTAAAATCTAAAAAGAGTGATAAAAATGATTCCATGTTTACCTTTGCAGATATTATATATGAATCTAATTCTATGAATGAGGTTATAGAATTTGCTAAAAAGGTATCATTAACAGACTCCAGCGTTTTAATTCGAGGTGATACAGGTACAGGTAAGGAGTTATTTGCTCAAAGTATTCATACTTTTGGCACCAGAAGATTTAAGCCTTTTATCGATGTGAATTGCTCTGCAATACCAGATAGCTTATTTGAAAGTCTATTTTTCGGAACGGAGGTAGGTGCATTTACTGGAAGTGTTTCTAAAACAGGATTTTTTGAGCAGGCTAATGGTGGCACTTTGTTTTTAGATGAAATAAATTCCATAAGCTTAGATAAGCAAGCCAAGCTTCTTAGAGTTTTAGAAGAGAAAAAATTTCAAAGGCTTGGAGGAAGTAAGAAAATAGATTGTGATATAAGAATTATTGCAGCTACAAATGAAGATTTGCAGGATCTAGTAAAGTCCGGCAGGATGAGAGAAGATTTCTATTATAGAATAGCAGTTGTAAAGATTATTATTCCGTCATTGAGGGAAAGAAAAACAGATATAAAGATTCTTTCGAATTATTTCCTAAGTGCTTTATATGAAAAGTATTCATTTGGACCAAGTAAAATATCTGATGAGGTATTAAAGAATTTCTTAGCCTATGATTGGCCTGGTAATGTTAGAGAATTAAGACATATCATAGAATCTTCATTTAATAATTCAGATAAAGATGATTCTTATCTTGCTAAAGGATCTATCCCAGAGTTTATACAGAATCTTGACTTAACTAAACACAAAGACGGTTTATATAATAGCAATCTTAATGAATTGTTAAATAATTATGAGAAGGAAATAATAATTAAGCAGCTGAAAGAAAATGATAACAATATAACACAAACTGCTGCTAGTTTAGGTATTAGCAGACAAAATTTACAATATAGAATAAAGAAAAATGGAATTAGGGTATGA
- a CDS encoding BCCT family transporter — protein MSNFKEQGNNTQSLNKTIFIPSFLIVGGATLYGLLNNEGLTRVASGFFTFSLRNFGWLYQIVSVVALIFVAVLTFSKFGNIRFGGPDAKPDFPFWTWFAMTLTGGVSTGLITYAVNEPIIYFSNIYGEMANTGIEVESSMAAIFGMARSYYNWTFIPYAMYALTGVLSAYLYFNKNKPLTISASLIPIFGEKITKGIWSEIIEILSLLAIALGLASSLGAGIALLGAGIEVAYGISQGPIIWLAFTIIIAVTFIFSSVLGLEKGISWFANLNSKIFYILLGVVFLIGPSVYILRISTAGLGYWFQNFWIWGLDPIDIGGEALVMWWTLYDWAIWIAYAPLMGLFLATIAYGRTIRQFMVVNWVLPSVFSIVWFAVWGGTALNWQASGKVDLAKVISENGAVAGLWAFLQNVPFSMIIIPVLMITLILSFSTNANGMTRTISSMCTKNIKHDQEPKMWLKILWGTTISAIAFIMVAFGGGVQGVDGVKYLAAAGGFVVLFLFILQIASAIKLFFFDEKAE, from the coding sequence ATGTCAAATTTTAAGGAGCAGGGTAATAATACTCAAAGTTTAAATAAGACAATATTTATCCCATCATTTTTAATTGTTGGTGGGGCAACATTATATGGATTATTAAACAATGAAGGATTAACTAGGGTAGCAAGTGGATTTTTTACATTTTCTTTAAGAAACTTTGGGTGGCTGTATCAAATTGTATCAGTCGTAGCACTTATATTTGTTGCAGTACTAACTTTTTCTAAGTTTGGCAACATAAGATTTGGTGGGCCTGATGCAAAACCAGATTTTCCTTTTTGGACTTGGTTTGCTATGACTTTAACTGGTGGGGTATCTACTGGTTTGATAACGTATGCAGTAAATGAGCCTATCATATATTTTTCTAATATATACGGTGAAATGGCTAATACCGGAATAGAAGTTGAAAGCTCAATGGCTGCTATTTTTGGAATGGCGAGAAGTTATTATAACTGGACATTCATTCCTTATGCAATGTATGCATTAACAGGTGTATTATCTGCTTATTTATATTTCAATAAAAACAAGCCTTTAACAATTTCAGCATCTCTTATACCAATCTTTGGTGAAAAAATTACTAAGGGTATCTGGTCAGAAATTATAGAAATATTATCACTTTTAGCTATTGCACTTGGTTTAGCTTCCTCACTAGGCGCAGGAATAGCATTGCTTGGAGCTGGTATAGAAGTAGCTTATGGAATTAGTCAAGGACCAATTATTTGGCTTGCATTTACTATTATAATTGCTGTTACTTTTATATTTTCAAGTGTTTTGGGATTGGAAAAAGGTATCAGTTGGTTTGCAAATTTGAATTCAAAGATATTTTATATATTATTAGGTGTAGTATTTTTAATAGGACCATCAGTTTATATTTTAAGGATTTCTACAGCTGGATTAGGCTATTGGTTCCAAAATTTTTGGATATGGGGTTTAGATCCAATAGATATAGGTGGCGAAGCTTTGGTAATGTGGTGGACATTATATGACTGGGCAATATGGATTGCTTATGCACCATTAATGGGGCTATTCTTAGCTACTATAGCTTATGGAAGAACTATAAGACAGTTTATGGTTGTAAACTGGGTATTACCGTCAGTATTTAGTATTGTATGGTTTGCAGTATGGGGTGGTACTGCTCTAAATTGGCAAGCTAGTGGTAAGGTTGATTTGGCTAAGGTAATTTCAGAGAATGGGGCAGTAGCTGGGCTATGGGCTTTCCTTCAGAATGTACCTTTTTCAATGATTATAATACCTGTATTGATGATTACATTGATTCTTTCATTCTCGACAAATGCTAATGGTATGACCCGTACAATATCAAGTATGTGTACTAAAAATATTAAACATGATCAAGAACCAAAGATGTGGCTAAAGATATTATGGGGAACTACTATTTCAGCTATTGCCTTTATCATGGTTGCATTTGGTGGTGGAGTTCAAGGTGTTGACGGAGTAAAATACCTAGCAGCCGCTGGTGGATTTGTTGTATTATTCTTATTTATCCTTCAAATAGCATCAGCAATTAAATTGTTCTTCTTTGATGAAAAGGCAGAATAA
- a CDS encoding aromatic amino acid ammonia-lyase produces the protein MIGDSMKLEDFMNIVRRKQKIEFSGDYISRVKNARNLVEKWVEEGRVMYGITTGFGANSTRTISKEDAVKLQRNIIISHSTSVGQPMSEEEVRATMLMILQNAGKGYSGIRLETLDRYRQFLNYNLIPYAPKEGSVGYLSPEAHIAMSIMGEGKMIEDGRAVDSMEVLEKNNLDKFELSYKEGLILVSGTTSVTGLAAIALYDMINAVKTADIIGAMTLEVSRGTLRAFDERLMSVRAHKNQYETAKSIRSILEDSEIAKSNYNYRLQDALSIRCMPQLHGTVKKTLYDALETLEVEMNSCTDNPIIWGDGNDGEAISGGNPDSSYIGLEMDSASMAATMVAKMSERRNNRLVDGNLSENPWFLVNNPGLNSGLMIPQYTQAGLLNDMKILSTPSVIDSIPTCGNQEDYVAMGYNSSKKAVAIAEKLEYILAIELLSAYQSYQYIDENLKRSTVTEAIYNEISKTVPIMEDDMYLYPHIEKLKSLIHDGKLLEITENIIGEIR, from the coding sequence ATGATAGGAGATTCTATGAAATTAGAAGATTTTATGAATATTGTAAGAAGAAAGCAGAAGATAGAGTTTTCAGGTGATTATATATCACGTGTTAAAAATGCACGAAATTTGGTTGAAAAGTGGGTTGAAGAAGGCAGAGTAATGTATGGAATCACTACTGGTTTTGGAGCAAATAGTACTAGAACTATTTCTAAAGAGGATGCAGTCAAATTACAAAGAAATATAATTATTAGCCATTCAACGTCAGTTGGTCAACCTATGAGTGAAGAAGAGGTTCGTGCAACAATGCTTATGATTCTACAAAATGCTGGAAAAGGCTATAGTGGAATTAGATTAGAAACCTTGGATAGGTATAGACAGTTTTTAAATTATAATCTTATACCATATGCTCCAAAGGAGGGATCCGTTGGATATCTATCACCAGAAGCACATATAGCTATGTCTATAATGGGTGAAGGAAAGATGATTGAGGATGGACGAGCAGTTGATTCTATGGAAGTTTTAGAAAAAAACAATCTTGATAAATTTGAGTTATCATATAAAGAAGGTTTGATTTTAGTATCTGGAACCACAAGTGTTACAGGATTGGCTGCTATAGCTTTATATGATATGATAAATGCTGTAAAAACTGCTGATATAATTGGTGCTATGACCTTGGAGGTTTCTAGGGGCACACTTAGGGCCTTCGATGAAAGATTGATGAGCGTTAGAGCTCATAAGAATCAATATGAAACAGCAAAAAGTATTAGAAGTATACTTGAGGATTCAGAAATTGCAAAATCTAATTATAATTATCGACTGCAGGATGCGCTTTCTATTAGGTGTATGCCACAGTTACATGGTACTGTTAAAAAGACCTTGTACGATGCTTTAGAAACACTGGAAGTAGAGATGAATAGCTGTACTGATAATCCTATAATTTGGGGGGATGGAAATGATGGTGAAGCCATTTCAGGTGGAAATCCTGATTCATCTTATATAGGTTTGGAAATGGACTCAGCATCCATGGCTGCAACTATGGTTGCTAAAATGTCAGAAAGAAGGAATAATAGATTGGTAGATGGTAATTTATCAGAAAACCCATGGTTTTTGGTAAATAATCCAGGACTAAATTCAGGTCTTATGATACCACAATATACACAAGCTGGATTATTAAATGATATGAAGATATTATCAACACCTTCCGTAATTGATAGCATACCAACCTGTGGTAATCAAGAGGATTATGTGGCGATGGGTTATAATTCATCTAAGAAAGCAGTAGCAATTGCTGAAAAATTGGAATACATTTTAGCTATTGAATTATTATCAGCATACCAATCTTATCAATATATAGATGAGAATTTAAAGAGAAGTACAGTTACAGAAGCCATATATAATGAGATATCTAAAACAGTTCCAATTATGGAAGATGATATGTATCTATATCCTCACATTGAAAAATTAAAATCATTAATTCATGATGGAAAGTTATTAGAGATAACTGAAAATATTATAGGGGAGATTAGATGA
- a CDS encoding ABC transporter permease — protein MKINIKRIIAVIRKEFYQIKRDKRTIAIILLMPIMELLLFGYAASTSVDHIPTVVFNNDIGTESRALLDSFTNSQYFDIDYLAYSMDDVQEYIDDGYAKAGIIIPPEYSKDIKSGKTAQIQLLVDGSDPTTAQTILQSAGAVAQSMAVQITGAKASSINMISQPLDLRSRVWYNPDMSSINFNVPGLIGVILQTVTLMLTSFSIVREREKGTLEQLIVTPISKMELMIGKIVPYVIIGFIDIILALALSVFWFKVPVAGSITLLLLFSVVFLFSALGVGLLISTVSKSQLQAMQLSMFMIMPNILLSGYMFPREAMPKIIQVISNIFPLTYFIKVLRGIILKGNTLTSLRYEFIILIIFGFTVLTAATIKFKKKID, from the coding sequence TTGAAAATTAACATAAAGAGAATAATAGCAGTTATTAGAAAGGAATTTTATCAGATAAAAAGGGATAAAAGGACAATTGCTATAATATTATTGATGCCTATAATGGAGCTATTGTTATTTGGCTATGCTGCTTCCACCAGTGTAGATCATATACCTACAGTAGTATTTAACAACGATATAGGAACTGAGAGTAGAGCGCTTCTAGATAGCTTTACAAACTCACAATACTTTGATATTGACTACCTTGCCTATAGTATGGATGATGTTCAGGAATATATAGATGACGGATATGCAAAGGCAGGGATAATAATCCCACCAGAATATTCAAAGGACATAAAAAGCGGAAAAACAGCACAGATTCAATTGCTCGTAGATGGATCAGATCCAACAACTGCACAGACTATATTGCAAAGTGCTGGTGCTGTTGCTCAATCAATGGCTGTTCAGATTACAGGAGCCAAGGCGTCTTCTATAAATATGATTTCTCAACCATTGGATTTAAGAAGTAGAGTCTGGTACAACCCAGATATGAGTAGTATAAATTTCAATGTCCCTGGTCTTATAGGTGTAATCCTTCAGACTGTAACACTGATGCTTACTTCTTTCTCTATAGTTAGAGAAAGAGAAAAGGGCACATTAGAGCAGTTAATCGTGACCCCCATCTCCAAAATGGAGTTAATGATTGGAAAAATTGTCCCCTATGTAATCATAGGATTCATCGATATAATTCTGGCACTAGCCCTTAGTGTATTCTGGTTTAAAGTACCAGTAGCAGGAAGCATAACCCTATTGTTGCTCTTCTCAGTAGTATTTTTATTTAGTGCATTAGGAGTAGGACTTCTAATATCCACCGTATCTAAAAGCCAGCTTCAAGCAATGCAGCTATCAATGTTTATGATAATGCCAAACATATTGCTATCGGGATATATGTTTCCAAGAGAAGCCATGCCTAAGATAATTCAAGTAATAAGTAACATCTTCCCTCTAACCTACTTTATAAAGGTACTAAGGGGAATAATTCTAAAGGGAAATACCCTTACATCCTTAAGGTATGAATTTATAATATTGATAATATTTGGATTTACAGTACTTACCGCAGCAACTATTAAATTTAAAAAGAAAATTGACTAA
- a CDS encoding ABC transporter ATP-binding protein yields the protein MENAIQIKHLTKKFGKFTAVNDVSFNVKKGEVFGFLGPNGSGKTTVIRMLMGLITPTSGVGKVLGYDISKENDMIKQRIGYMSQKFSLYEDLTVEENLDFYGGIYGITGSKLKQKKKEILKMADLEGRENMITANLSGGWKQRLALGCAIIHDPEILFLDEPTGGVDPIARRDFWDLIYNLSEQGVTILVTTHYMDEAEHCNTIGFIYYGNLLTLATPNNMKDSTINGDIIEIKVDDTLRTIETLKTKEKVKEASVYGTGVHALIDPSLPLDELQEHLVKNEIKLINMKKVRPSLEDVFVFLVNDANRKQVTN from the coding sequence ATGGAAAATGCAATTCAAATTAAACATCTTACAAAGAAATTCGGAAAATTTACTGCAGTTAATGATGTTAGCTTCAATGTTAAAAAGGGAGAGGTTTTTGGTTTTCTAGGACCAAATGGCTCTGGAAAAACAACAGTTATTAGAATGTTAATGGGCCTTATAACTCCAACATCAGGTGTCGGAAAAGTTTTAGGATACGATATTAGTAAGGAAAATGATATGATAAAACAACGAATCGGCTATATGTCTCAGAAGTTTAGCCTATATGAGGACCTAACCGTAGAGGAGAACCTTGACTTTTATGGAGGTATCTATGGAATTACAGGAAGTAAATTAAAACAAAAGAAAAAAGAAATCCTTAAGATGGCAGATTTAGAAGGTAGAGAAAATATGATAACTGCCAATCTATCTGGAGGCTGGAAGCAAAGACTTGCCCTAGGATGTGCCATTATCCATGATCCTGAAATATTATTTCTAGATGAACCTACAGGGGGAGTAGACCCCATAGCTAGAAGAGATTTTTGGGACTTAATATACAATCTGTCCGAGCAGGGGGTCACTATATTGGTCACTACCCACTACATGGATGAAGCTGAACATTGTAATACCATTGGTTTTATCTATTATGGAAATCTACTTACCCTTGCCACACCTAATAATATGAAGGACTCAACTATAAATGGGGACATTATTGAAATAAAAGTAGATGATACCCTAAGAACCATAGAAACATTAAAGACAAAAGAAAAGGTAAAAGAGGCATCAGTTTATGGTACAGGAGTTCATGCACTCATAGACCCAAGTCTGCCCCTTGATGAACTTCAAGAGCATTTAGTAAAAAATGAGATTAAACTAATCAATATGAAGAAGGTTAGACCATCACTTGAAGATGTATTCGTATTTCTTGTAAATGATGCCAATAGAAAGCAGGTGACAAATTGA
- a CDS encoding ABC transporter ATP-binding protein, translated as MGYEIEAFSLTKTFGDIIAVDNLDVQVESGTIFGLIGPDGAGKTTTMRMLCSLISPDGGTAKIGGNDIVKDSEKIKFDIGYMPQKFSLYGDLTIMENLNFYAEIYQVPKKERKEKIKYLLEFSNLTKHSYKLADQLSGGMKQKLSLACNLIHTPKYLFLDEPTIGVDPVARRELWKILFELKEEGVTIFVSTPYMDEAERCDEIGLINKGRIIRKDKPDKIIRDFERHIISILSEDNYKARDFSSTLDYVEDAYLMGEELHIVVDDYKTVKGKILKDFKENKIEISQINEIPPSFEDVFVNIVKNEQR; from the coding sequence ATGGGATATGAAATAGAAGCTTTTTCTCTTACAAAAACTTTTGGTGATATTATTGCAGTGGATAATCTTGATGTACAGGTTGAATCTGGTACAATATTTGGGCTCATAGGCCCTGACGGTGCTGGAAAAACCACTACCATGAGAATGTTATGTTCCCTCATATCACCTGATGGAGGTACTGCAAAGATTGGAGGAAATGACATAGTAAAAGATAGTGAAAAAATAAAATTTGATATCGGTTATATGCCACAAAAGTTCAGTCTATATGGTGACTTAACCATAATGGAAAATTTAAACTTCTATGCAGAAATTTATCAAGTTCCTAAGAAGGAAAGAAAGGAAAAGATAAAGTATCTTTTGGAATTTAGCAATCTAACAAAGCATTCATATAAACTGGCAGACCAGCTTTCAGGCGGCATGAAGCAAAAGCTATCCCTTGCCTGTAACTTGATTCATACTCCAAAGTACTTGTTTTTAGATGAGCCTACCATAGGGGTTGACCCTGTAGCCAGAAGAGAGTTGTGGAAGATATTATTCGAACTGAAGGAGGAAGGAGTAACTATCTTTGTAAGCACTCCCTATATGGATGAAGCTGAAAGATGCGATGAAATTGGATTGATAAATAAAGGGCGAATAATCAGGAAGGATAAACCAGATAAAATTATAAGAGATTTCGAAAGGCACATTATATCTATTCTTTCTGAGGATAATTACAAAGCCAGAGACTTTTCAAGTACCCTTGACTATGTTGAAGATGCATATCTTATGGGAGAGGAACTTCATATAGTTGTTGATGATTATAAGACTGTAAAAGGGAAAATACTAAAGGATTTTAAAGAAAACAAAATTGAAATAAGCCAAATCAATGAAATACCCCCTTCCTTTGAAGATGTATTTGTAAATATAGTGAAAAATGAGCAGAGATAG
- a CDS encoding HlyD family efflux transporter periplasmic adaptor subunit, producing the protein MSKIKDYIKSKGKIVTIPILIVFVLISIFIFNGFQRGDTTMVTTKEGTFIEASGMVENNSIDLSSEVNGIIAEVKVKEGDTVKEGQIIAEINNSTIKNQYEQAMDNLKIAEKNVAVSQESLESYKAVYADSTEQAKSAYNSSLGEYEKVLEGASSEEIRQAEEAYKQAEINLKYIEDKLKDSKTLLEHEVIAQREYDEIEKNYNIALTQFNMASAKLDQVKSGPSDATKKAVENKMLQAKASHELSISNGSMQLNQLQSQLEISQLKYDQAKTIAKQLEEELSKTEITSPINGIINLLAINKGEFTSLGKPVAEIFDTRDMKIKVYVSEANIGHIKIGQEVKVHIDSETEETFTGKVIKINTNAEFTPKNIQTKEERVNTVFEVKIQVDDSKGIIKSGMPVDVSIKID; encoded by the coding sequence ATGAGTAAAATTAAAGATTATATTAAATCTAAGGGAAAAATTGTCACAATACCAATACTAATTGTATTTGTTTTAATCTCCATTTTCATTTTTAACGGATTTCAAAGAGGAGATACAACTATGGTTACAACCAAAGAAGGAACTTTCATAGAAGCTTCTGGAATGGTTGAAAACAACTCAATAGACTTAAGTAGTGAAGTAAACGGAATCATAGCTGAAGTAAAGGTAAAGGAAGGGGACACCGTAAAAGAAGGGCAAATTATAGCAGAAATCAACAACTCAACTATTAAGAATCAATATGAACAAGCAATGGATAATCTAAAAATTGCAGAAAAAAACGTAGCCGTATCACAGGAAAGCCTAGAATCATATAAAGCCGTTTATGCTGATTCCACTGAACAAGCTAAAAGTGCATATAATTCCTCACTGGGAGAATACGAAAAAGTATTAGAAGGGGCCAGTTCAGAAGAAATCAGGCAAGCTGAAGAAGCATATAAACAAGCTGAGATTAATCTCAAATATATAGAAGATAAGTTGAAAGATAGCAAAACCTTATTAGAACACGAAGTCATAGCTCAAAGGGAATATGATGAAATAGAAAAAAACTACAATATAGCACTAACTCAATTTAATATGGCAAGTGCAAAGCTTGATCAAGTTAAATCCGGACCAAGCGATGCAACAAAAAAGGCTGTAGAAAACAAAATGCTGCAGGCAAAAGCTTCTCATGAACTAAGTATTTCCAATGGAAGTATGCAGCTAAATCAGTTACAAAGTCAACTTGAAATATCACAATTAAAATATGATCAGGCTAAAACCATAGCTAAACAGCTAGAGGAAGAGCTTTCAAAAACAGAGATTACATCCCCTATCAATGGAATTATAAATCTTCTGGCTATTAATAAAGGTGAGTTCACATCTTTAGGTAAGCCAGTGGCAGAGATTTTTGACACAAGGGATATGAAAATAAAGGTATATGTTTCAGAAGCAAATATTGGCCATATAAAGATTGGTCAGGAAGTTAAAGTCCATATAGATTCTGAAACTGAAGAAACATTTACAGGAAAGGTAATAAAGATAAATACCAACGCTGAGTTTACACCAAAGAATATACAGACCAAAGAAGAAAGAGTAAATACTGTATTCGAGGTAAAAATTCAGGTTGATGATTCCAAAGGAATTATAAAGTCAGGAATGCCAGTAGATGTAAGTATTAAAATAGATTAA